CAAGAAGAATCAAAATTGACTTATATAGGAAATTCGTCTTCTGAAAAATTGGTTTACAATACTTTAAATGTCCCTTATGGGAAGAGGTTTGATTTGGTTTTGTCAGATGGAACTCATGTGTTTTTAAATTCAGGAACCTCTTTGCGTTACCCAGTTACATTTAGAGAGAATATGAATCGAGCGGTTTTCTTAAAAGGAGAGGCGTATTTTGATGTTACTAAAGATAAAGATCATCCTTTTATAGTCCATGCAGATCAAATGGAGGTTAAAGTATTGGGGACAAAATTCAATGTGTCTCACTATGCAGAGGATTCGAGTATCAATACCGTACTTGTAGAGGGTGCGGTAGAATTATATGCTAATGAGGGCGAAAACGAAGGAGTCGTGGTTCTTGAACCGGGGTTTAAAGCCGAATTAAATAAAAACAGCTCTCAGATTTCTTTAGAAAAAGTAAATACTAGAGTTTATACTGCTTGGACTCAAGGAAAACTCATTTTTAGAAACAGTTCTTTTCGTCAGATACGGCAAGCATTGGAAAGGAAATATAATATTTCTATACAAAACAATAATAGTGGGCTGGATGAGCAATTGTTCGATGCTACTTTTGATATTGAATCTATTGAAGAAATACTGGAGTCTTTTAGTAAAAGTTATGCTATAACCTATAAAATAATTGACAATGAAGTAATCATAGAGTAAAAACCAAAGATCATAGGGCATAAAAAATCGGAAAATGCGGACACATTCCCCGATTAGCTTGAAAGGTCCAAATTAAATTAAACCAATTAACACTGTAAAATTATGAAAAAACTCTTTAACTCAAGGGGTGTGCGTCTATGCACTTTAAAATTAAGCTTGAAGATGAAACTTACCGTACTTTTTACGATAATCTCCTTGTTTCAAATACAAGCTAATACCTATTCCCAGACAAAAAAAATATCATTGAACATGCCTGATGCCACGGTGCAGGAGGTTATTCAAGAGATAGAAGAGCTTAGCGATTTTAAATTCTTGTTCAACAGAAAACATGTAGATGTCAATAAATCAGTGTCTATAAAAGTTGAGAAAAAATTAATATCTACAATTTTAGATGAGCTTTTTGATGGAACAAACGTTAAGTTCGAGATTTTAAAGAAGCAGATTATCTTAAAAAAGACCAAGATACCTATACAGGATATTAATTATTCTCCGAAGATTGGACAGGTGTTAAAGACCCTAGATCAATTTACAGTTTCGGGAATGGTTACTGATCAAGAAGGAAGTCCATTGCCGGGGGCAAATATTATAGAAAAAGGTACTACAAACGGGATCACAGCAGATTTTGATGGAAATTTTTCCATAGAAGTTTCGGATATCAATGCCACGCTTGTAGTCTCCTATATTGGTTTCTCTACTAAAGAAGTTGCCCTAGAGGGTCAAACCGAAATAACGGTTCAGTTAGCGGAGAGTGCCGCAGGATTAGACGAAGTTGTTGTTGTTGGATATGGTGT
This genomic interval from Zobellia roscoffensis contains the following:
- a CDS encoding FecR family protein, which translates into the protein MILPETENRILKYLTNEASADDLDFLSDWVLVEENELLFEAYVKVYFETMVAMNEPDTDKIKKKLLEEIKREKRTVFSPVVLKFMKYAAVAVLFLSLGYLYQNDFFNKKSDDILVPNEEQITITMGNGKIEVLDPSRKGKVKDVNGNVVGNQEESKLTYIGNSSSEKLVYNTLNVPYGKRFDLVLSDGTHVFLNSGTSLRYPVTFRENMNRAVFLKGEAYFDVTKDKDHPFIVHADQMEVKVLGTKFNVSHYAEDSSINTVLVEGAVELYANEGENEGVVVLEPGFKAELNKNSSQISLEKVNTRVYTAWTQGKLIFRNSSFRQIRQALERKYNISIQNNNSGLDEQLFDATFDIESIEEILESFSKSYAITYKIIDNEVIIE